One genomic region from Larus michahellis unplaced genomic scaffold, bLarMic1.1 SCAFFOLD_78, whole genome shotgun sequence encodes:
- the LOC141736972 gene encoding olfactory receptor 14A16-like, with protein MSNGSSITHFLLLAFADTRELQLLHFWLFLGIYLAALLGNGLIITAVACDHRLHTPMYFFLLNLALLDLGAISTTLPKAMANSLWDTRAISFSGCVSQVFFFAFLMSAEFYLLTVMAYDRYVAICKPLHYGSLQGSRACVHMAAAAWGSGFLHALLHTANTFSIPLCQGNGLDQFFCEIPQILKLSCSDSDCLREVGLIVFGAFFAFLCFVFIVVSYVQIFRAMLSIPSGEGRHKAFSTCLPHLAVVSLFIIFGMFAYLKPTSISSTDLDLVLSILYSVVPPAVNPLIYSMRKQELRDALTKLLQYTLFHPQ; from the coding sequence atgtccaacggcagctccatcacccacttcctcctcctggcattcgcagacacgcgggagctgcagctcttgcacttctggctcttcctgggcatctacctggctgccctcctgggcaatggcctcatcatcactgccgtagcctgtgaccaccgcctccacacccccatgtacttcttcctcctcaacctcgccctcctcgacctgggtgccatctccaccactctgcccaaagccatggccaattccctctgggacaccagggccatctccttctcaggatgtgtttcccaggtctttttctttgccttcttgatgtcagcagagttttatcttctgacagtcatggcctatgaccgctacgttgccatctgcaaacccctgcactatgggtccctccagggcagcagagcttgtgtccacatggcagcagctgcctggggcagtggctttctccatgctctcctgcacacggccaatacattttcaatacctctctgccaaggcaatggcctagaccagttcttctgtgaaatcccccagatcctcaagctctcctgctcagactcagactgcctcagggaagttgggcttattgtgtttggtgccttttttgcttttctgtgttttgttttcattgtggtgtcctatgtgcagatatTCAGGGCCATGCTGAGTATCCCCTCTGGGGAGGGACGGCACAAAGCGTTTTCCacatgcctccctcacctggccgtggtctctcTCTTTATCATTTTTggcatgtttgcctacctgaagcccacctccatctcctccacagatCTAGACCTAGTGCTGTCaattctgtactcggtggtgcctccagcagtgaaccccctcatctacagcatgaggaagcaggagctcagggatgccctgaCTAAACTGTTGCAATATACTCTATTTCACCCTCAATGA